A window of Halobacillus naozhouensis genomic DNA:
ATCATTAAAACTCTAAAGTGCTTTCCTGCTTAAATTACCAGAAGTTTACGACTAGCTTAAATAATTGAATGTAATTGATTCTACTTATTAGCCCAATTTCCTGTTTTTTTTAGGTAAATTCAAATTAGGATATTTCTCATTCAAAGACTGCTTGTTTTTTATTAAAAAGTAATATTGGTGTATAAATTTAATACAAAAAATAGGATAAAGAATAAGTAGAGATTCACATGCTACAAAGATTAATGCTTTAATATCTTCGCTTACTATCATTGAATAAACAAGCTGGCCTATTACGTAACTTAGAGCAGGGGTGATAGCCACCAAAGGAGTCCAGTTTCGCCTTGGGCCTTTTGGAGGGGTCAACCTTTCATATAAAAATAATAAATGAAGTACTTGTACGCCAATAATACAGAGAATATATAGAGTTAAAGAAATATAGAAAAATTGAAGTGAATGATACTGAAAAATGTTGTAAAGAAACTTTTGAATAACTAAAAACATTATAAATGAAGTAAATAATCCCCAAGTTCCGAAGAATAAGAAAAATGAACTTTCAAACCTGTAAGGAGCAATCAAATATAACAAAGCCCAAACGTTCAAAATAATTCCAAGAACTGTTGCGATCGGTAATGCAAATGTTAATTCTGAAGGACCAAGTAAAGTAAAAAGTCCCATCAAGTCAGTTAAAATTAAAACATGCAGAATACCTCTTGACCTAACTTCACCATGTTCTTCTAGTTTTAAATAATTGTTGTAAATACTTTTCTTCATGGTACTATAATCACGTCTTCCTCTTTAAAATACATGCCCAAAAAAGTCCTTAACACCTTCGATTGCGTTAGTGGTACCTATTTGGATAATATCCCCTATTGAATCAGACACCCCATCACCATCTATGTCTAATGGTTTAACCTCACTTAAAACATAAGATACACCCAAACCAACAATGAAGCCTGCTGCCACTCCAACAGGACCTGCCCAAGCTCCTGCATATGCACCAATTTGCCCCCCCAAGTACGCTGAGGAGGCTATTGAAACAACGCCAACTGATATACTACTAACCACATTACCAGCAATTTTACTCCCCGACTGATTTTGATTTATACCATAGGTAACATCAGAAATTGCAGAAAGTCCTATTCCTAGATAACCAATTTTTCCAGCAGTCCCCTTAAAGCTATTTTTCAAACCAACTTTGCCGTCAACTAAACCACGAACATTCGCTACTTTGCCATGGTTAGTGTTGTATCCTGTATAGGTATTCTTCTTAACTCCGAACAATTCAGGTTTTGTTATTTTAAGTCTAAACCTTTCCTTACCTTGAGCAGTAAAGTATTTCTCTTTTCTAACACTAGCACCCATAGCCTTTAATTTCGCATGTTTAGCTGCTTGAGAAGCACCATAAATATTTTGCATTAACGTACTACCAGATTTGATCGGCCTCCCAGCAACCAGCCCTAAAGTTTCTAATCCATTACTAAACGTCTGTTCAGTACTATTTCTATATTCTTCTGGTACGCATGCTTGAGGATTAGATACCGATAAATTGTTTGTTACTCTTTGCATAGTAGCAAGAGTTTCGAATTTAGCTGAATCTACTCCTGAACTATCTATGCGATGTTTACCACCTATTGTCGAATTAATTGGTGTTGATAATATTACCGCTTCTTCAATCATATCCCTTATGGTATCCGTTTTCAGGTAATAGTCTGTCACTTCATTAATTTCTTTGCTATTTAAGAAAACACCGCTTTTGGACCACCCTTGAATCCTACTGACCAGCTGCTGAACACCTTGTAAACTACTTGAAGCTTCACGGAGTTTCAAGGTGCTCTGTTCATCTACTGTCCTCAGGCCGTCCATGGTCTGTTGATTGTGGTTTCTCGCACTATCAATCTGTGAATCAAATAGGGATGTAGATACTAATGAACCACCGATCAAGTCACTTACTTCCATAAATCGATCATTGATAGTATCGATTGATTCTTGAGTCATTTGAACAGCCTTGTTGAGGCCATTTTTTACTTCTGTCGTAATAAAATCCTCTCGTACCATTCCATCTTCTGTCTCGTAATTTCTAACATTCATTTGTATGTCTTTTAAGCTTTGAATATATTGATCTAAGAATTGGTTGAGAAGCAGCAGGACTGGGATATGTAAAACTTTGAAGTATTCTTTGATGGCGGTCCCGCCTTCCCCTTTTAATGCATCTTCTAAGTCTATCACCTTATGCATCGCCTCGCGAAGAGAAAGGAGTTGTTCTTGTTCCTTTTCCTTCTTAGTAATCGATTGCTCAATACCTGTTAGAGCTTCCGATACTTTTAAAACCTTCATCGTCCTGACCCCTTACTAATGTCGCTGCCTATGGATTCTTCTACTTGAATGAATGATTCAATACTCGACCATGAATCATTTTCTGCTTTTACTAGCGTGTCTTTATATTTTAGGATCGTTTGATAGTATGTATTTTCAATTTCTTCTATTTTTTGAATAAAATCTAGAGTGGATTGGTTGAGTTCCAAGCTTGGTTTTGTTGTATCCACATCATTAATTTTTGATTTCAAATCGATGAAGGCTGGTTCGGCTATGCTTTGATCAACCTTTATTTCTGCCATATTATCTCTCCCTCCGTTATGTAGTTTTTAATTGAGTTATATGGTCACTTTTGGAGTTTATGCTACCTGAAATCCCATGGTTGGCAGACTCTAATCGTGCGATTTCCCCTTCAATCTCTTCTAGGATCGCCTCGACTTGTTGTGTAGTCATGTTTATGTAGGATTGCTCTATATTTTCACGTATATTTAAAAATTCACTCGCATGTTTCCCCGCCCAAAGGGATGGTGATAAATCGGGTTCAGATAAAAGCCTTCCTTGTGCTGAAAGTATCCCCTGTTCATTTGCTATCTCTGTTTTTGCTAAACGCAAACGCTGTATTTTTTCTTGGTTATTGTTCAATTGATTACGAAGTGCGGAAATATCATTATACAAGTTCGACACTATTATTTCATTATCCATTCACTTGTTCACCTCTTCTTCTTAACAACTCGTGACTTTGAAGAATTTTACCATGGTATTGATGGCTATTACTTCAAGGTACAGTTTTTTACCACAAAGTGAAAATATACTTTTATCTCACCCTACATATTCCGATCGTGAGTAAATTGACCCTATAATCCTTCAAACGCTTTCTTAAGCATCAACTTTTTTCCATATTATTAACATTTAGTATATAAAAGATTGACGAATAAAGAAATGCACTGGTGTGCTTTTCTAATAAAAACACTTATTTTGACTCACTTTGAACTACCAGTTTGTCACATTTTGTCCGATATTCTATAATTGAAATATATTTCTGAATAATTACACATTCATAAATGGAGGTGAAACAATGAATTATTCTTTATCTCCCCTTGGCGATCAGGCCGTTGTCATTTCGTTAGGTGATGAGATTAATGAAGATACCCAACATAAAGTGCGCATCCTCTCGCACTTATTAGATCAGGAAAACCCTGAGTGGATGATTGAATACATACCTGCTTTCACCACTGTTACCTTGTTTTATAGCGCTGTCCACTTTAGCCATGCTGATGAATTACCATATGAAGTGGTCAGCAGGAAAGTTGATGCTCTGATGTCTACCGTAAGCACAGGTGAAACAGAAGAGGCTAGAACGATTGAAATCCCTGTTTGTTATGGCGGAGAGTTCGGTCCTGATTTAGACTTTGTGGCTGAGCACAATAATCTCACCCGCGAAGAAGTAATTCAAATCCATAGTGGCGGAGAATACACCGTCTACATGATTGGCTTTGCCCCTGGATTTCCTTTTATAGGGGGAATGTCAGAAAAAATTGCCGCGCCAAGAAGGGACTCCCCCCGTTTAAAGATTCCTGAACGCACGGTGGGAATTGCCGGGATGCAGACTGGAGTATATCCCATTGAAACGCCCGGCGGCTGGCAATTAATCGGCCGAACGCCCATGAAACTATTTACGCCTGAGCAAGACATTCCGAGTCTGCTGCGTGCTGGGGATAGGATTCATTTTAAGGAAATAAGTGAGGATGAGTATTACAGCTGGGAGGACGCTAGCCATGCTGAAGATTATTAAAGAAGGAATGCTGACAAGTGTGCAAGATCTGGGCCGGACAAGCTATCAAAAATATGGGGTTATTGTAAGCGGGAGTATGGACTCTTATGCTCACCGGATCGCGAATCTTCTAGTCGGAAACGAGGAAAATGCAGCTACTCTGGAAGCTACTCTATTAGGTCCTGAGATCGAATTCAAACAAGATTCCATGATTGCAATTTGCGGAGGAGACCTTTCCCCAGCCATTAATGGTCAGAAAGTAAATACTTGGCGGTCCATTTTTGTTAAGGAAGGGTCAGTGCTTAAGTTTGGAAAAAGCCGCACGGGATGCAGAGCCTATATCGCTGTAGCTGGTGGATTAGATGTCCCAGAAGTTATGGACAGCCAATCGACATACCTTCGAGCGGAGTTAGGCGGCTATCAGGGGCGGGCCCTTAAATCCGGAGATCAACTTCCCATGTGTGAGCCAAATGATAATCAGAAAAAAATAATGGAGGCTATGCGCCAGCAAATGGACGGTGACCATTTCTATGAAACAGATTGGATGCCCGCTGCTGACATGACCCCTCCTTATTCCTCTCAACCAGTCATCCAAATGTTGAAAGGACCACAATATGCGTTATTCAATGAGCAGAGCCAGCGGAACATTTTTGAAGAATCCTATTCTGTATCATCACAATCCGATCGAATGGGGTATCGATTGGAAGGTTCCCCTCTCTCACTAACGGAACCAAAGGAGCTCATTTCTGAAGCCGTTGCCTTTGGATCAATCCAGGTCCCGTCTGATGGCAACCCAATCATACTCATGGCGGATCGCCAGACGACCGGCGGCTATCCAAAAATCGGACAAATTGCTTCGGTTGACTTGTCGCTCGTCAGTCAGTTGAAGCCAGGGGACAAGATGAGCTTCAAAGAAATTACACTCGAAGAAGCACAGAAGGCACTCATCAAACAAGAGCAGTCCATCCAAATTTTGAAGCGGTCCATTATTTTAAAAAGCAAGGAGGAATTATAAATGAGTTATGTAGTAGATATCAATTGTGATATGGGGGAAAGTTTTGGCGCCTATACGGTTGGCCGTGATGAAGAGATTCTAGATTATGTGACCTCAGCCAATATAGCCTGCGGGTTTCATGCGGGGGATCCTTCCACGATGAGAAAGACGGTTAAGCTTGCCCTCGATAAAAATGTCGGACTCGGAGCGCATCCTGGTCTCCAGGATTTAGCTGGCTTCGGTCGCCGGAATATGAATATTTCCGCAAAAGAGGCTTATGATCTGGTCGTTTACCAAATTGGCGCGCTTTCTGGTTTTATCAAAGCAGAAGGAGGTACGATGCAACACGTGAAGCCACACGGCGCATTATTTAATATGGCGGCCAAAGACGCAGTGCTCGCTGAAGCGATTGCCGAAGGTGTTTATGACGTCGACCCTGAATTGATATTATTCGGATTATCGGGAAGCGAACTCGTCAAAGCAGGAAGGAACGCAGGATTGAAAACAGCGAGTGAAGTATTCTCTGACCGAACCTATCAAGAAGATGGATCACTCACTTCAAGAACTGAGCCTAATGCGCTCATTACAGACCCTGATGAGGCTATCAAACAAGTGATCCGCATGGTCAAAGAACAGCAAGTATGCTGTGTGCAAGGATCGGATATTGCGATTGAAGCCGATACGATCTGTATTCATGGAGATGGAGTTACAGCCTTAGAATTTGCTCAGAACATTTCTGCCACCCTGAAAGAAGCCGATATCCAAATTAAACCTATTAAAGACACACTATAACGTTATAGATAGGAGTCGTATCTGATGAAAAACACCAACCGCAGTATTTTGATTGGTGCCGCCTTCCTGATGGCTACTTCTGCCATCGGACCAGGTTTTCTAACGCAAACGACGGTCTTCACGGAAGCTCTTGCGGCAAGCTTTGGCTTTGTTATTCTTATTTCTATTATTATCGATATTGGCGCTCAGATGAACATTTGGCGGATCATCGCCGTTAGTGAAAAACGTGCGCAGGATATTGCCAATGATGTGCTCCCGGGACTTGGGTATTTTTTAGCAGCCTTAGTTGTAGCCGGCGGACTTGCTTTTAACATTGGAAATATCGCGGGTGCCGGATTAGGGACGAACGTACTGCTCGGCATTTCTCCTAAATTGGGGGCAATCCTCAGTGGGGTGCTTGCGATTGGTATTTTTACAGTAAAAGAAGCCGGTCGAGTCATGGACCGCTTCACTCAGATACTCGGTTTTGTCATGATCGGGCTTACGGTATATGTAATGTTCACGGCTCAGCCGCCTGTTGGAGAAGCTGTCGTAAAAACATTCGTTCCCGATACTATAGACTTTCTAGCCATTGTCACGTTGGTAGGCGGAACGGTCGGCGGCTACATTACTTTCGCCGGGGGGCATCGACTGATCGATGCGGGCCTTAAGGGAAGAGAAGCGATTCCAGAGGTTACCCGAAGCTCCGTATACGCGATTGGTGTTGCATCAATTATGAGGATTTTCCTCTTCCTGGCAGTACTCGGAGTCGTATCTCAGGGCTTAGTTTTAGATGAAAGCAACCCGCCTGCATCTGTGTTTCAGCATGCAGCCGGGACAATAGGGTATAAGATTTTCGGTGTCGTCATGTGGTCAGCTGCCGTTACCTCGGTTGTAGGAGCTGCTTATACTTCGGTCTCATTCTTACGCTCATTCAGTCCGGCATTAGAGAAAAACCACAGATGGCTGACGATCAGTTTTATTACAATCTCCACCCTTGTGTTCGTATTTGTCGGGCAGCCTGTTAGTATCTTAGTCTTAGTTGGATCCGTCAACGGGTTGATCTTACCGATTGCCTTAGGTGTCATGCTGCTTGCGGCACATAAGAAAAAGATTGTCGGTGACTATAAACACCCAGTCTGGATGACAATCTTTGGAATCATCATCGTCATTGCTATGACGTATATGGGGGTTCGAACGCTCTTGACTGGGATTCCACAATTATTTAGTTAATTTACCAAAAGAAATCGGCAGCGAGAACAATCGCTGCCGACTTCTTTTATAAGAATTACTTTTCTTCCAGTTGATCTGTAATAAGCATATGTCCCGGAGCATGCGCGATCATGATCGCTGGCTTTACATTCAACCCCACATTTTGCGGTGTAACACCACATGCCCAAAATACAGGGGTCCTTTCATTTTCGTCAAAAGAAACACTTTCTCCATAATCGGGATGATTAATATCAGAGATGCCAATTTCCGCTGGGTTACCGATATGAACCGGACCACCGTGAGAAGTTTCAAATTTCTCCGTAATTGCCACAGCTTTATCAATCTCCTCTGGCTTCAAAGCCCGCATGCTCACCACCATATTTCCTTCAAAGCGGCCAGCTTTTTCACAAGGAATGTTTGTCTTGTACATCGGCACCACCCGTTGCTGCTCCTGATGAAGAAGCCCGATCCCTTCTTCTCGCAGCGCTTTTTCAAACGTAAAACTGCACCCTATAAGAAATGTTACAAAATCCTCTCTCCATTCCCCTTTGATATCCGAAACTTCTTTATCAAGTTTACCGTTACGATAGATTCGATACTTGGGCAGATCCGTTCGAATGTCTGCCTCAGCGATCCGTGGGTGTGTTACGCCTGCTTCGAGCACATCCACAATCGGACAAGATCGTGGATTACGCTGACAGAACAGCAGAAATTCAAACGCATATTCTTTCGGCAACATGATCATATTCGCCTGTAAGTAGTTATCGCACATGCCGGATGTTGTACCCGTGTACTTATTGATGCGGAATGTTTCGCGCTGCTGCTTTGGATTCATCGTTAATCTTCCCCTCCTATCATTATTAAAAATGTTGAACTTGGACTTTACTTCATTATAATAGAACCGTTACATAATTCACATCATTATGAAACCGGAAAAAAACAATTTATGGGTCAAATTCCACACTACTTCCTAACTGTTTTTAATATTCAGACAAATTATCCTGGTTATATCGTTTACTCCGCTCGTTTTCCTTTGTATACTGTATTCGAAACGTTTCACTAAATGTATGAAAGGATGGTTAATACTTTGAAGAAACTATGTTTATTAGTGTTCGGATTCGTTTTAATGGCACATGTAACTCTTCCTTCTTCCGTTGTTGCGATATCTTCTCCTCCTGGAAAGGAAATAGCTTTATCTAAACAACTGGAAGCCATATCGAAACAAACCTACCGTTATTTTGAAGACTTTACTGATGAAGATACTGGGCTGACTTATGATGCAGTAAGACTTAACAATGGTGAAGTTACCGCTCAAAAACACACCTCCCCTACTAACATTGGAATGTATTTAATGAGTACGATTTCAGCGGAAGAAATGGGTTTTATTTCTAAAGAAGAAGCTATTGATAAAATAACCACCACTCTTCATACCTTGGAGGAAATGAAAACTTGGAATGGACTGTA
This region includes:
- a CDS encoding LXG domain-containing protein, whose protein sequence is MKVLKVSEALTGIEQSITKKEKEQEQLLSLREAMHKVIDLEDALKGEGGTAIKEYFKVLHIPVLLLLNQFLDQYIQSLKDIQMNVRNYETEDGMVREDFITTEVKNGLNKAVQMTQESIDTINDRFMEVSDLIGGSLVSTSLFDSQIDSARNHNQQTMDGLRTVDEQSTLKLREASSSLQGVQQLVSRIQGWSKSGVFLNSKEINEVTDYYLKTDTIRDMIEEAVILSTPINSTIGGKHRIDSSGVDSAKFETLATMQRVTNNLSVSNPQACVPEEYRNSTEQTFSNGLETLGLVAGRPIKSGSTLMQNIYGASQAAKHAKLKAMGASVRKEKYFTAQGKERFRLKITKPELFGVKKNTYTGYNTNHGKVANVRGLVDGKVGLKNSFKGTAGKIGYLGIGLSAISDVTYGINQNQSGSKIAGNVVSSISVGVVSIASSAYLGGQIGAYAGAWAGPVGVAAGFIVGLGVSYVLSEVKPLDIDGDGVSDSIGDIIQIGTTNAIEGVKDFFGHVF
- a CDS encoding DUF5344 family protein; the encoded protein is MAEIKVDQSIAEPAFIDLKSKINDVDTTKPSLELNQSTLDFIQKIEEIENTYYQTILKYKDTLVKAENDSWSSIESFIQVEESIGSDISKGSGR
- a CDS encoding YwqH-like family protein; this encodes MDNEIIVSNLYNDISALRNQLNNNQEKIQRLRLAKTEIANEQGILSAQGRLLSEPDLSPSLWAGKHASEFLNIRENIEQSYINMTTQQVEAILEEIEGEIARLESANHGISGSINSKSDHITQLKTT
- the pxpB gene encoding 5-oxoprolinase subunit PxpB — protein: MNYSLSPLGDQAVVISLGDEINEDTQHKVRILSHLLDQENPEWMIEYIPAFTTVTLFYSAVHFSHADELPYEVVSRKVDALMSTVSTGETEEARTIEIPVCYGGEFGPDLDFVAEHNNLTREEVIQIHSGGEYTVYMIGFAPGFPFIGGMSEKIAAPRRDSPRLKIPERTVGIAGMQTGVYPIETPGGWQLIGRTPMKLFTPEQDIPSLLRAGDRIHFKEISEDEYYSWEDASHAEDY
- a CDS encoding biotin-dependent carboxyltransferase family protein, whose translation is MLKIIKEGMLTSVQDLGRTSYQKYGVIVSGSMDSYAHRIANLLVGNEENAATLEATLLGPEIEFKQDSMIAICGGDLSPAINGQKVNTWRSIFVKEGSVLKFGKSRTGCRAYIAVAGGLDVPEVMDSQSTYLRAELGGYQGRALKSGDQLPMCEPNDNQKKIMEAMRQQMDGDHFYETDWMPAADMTPPYSSQPVIQMLKGPQYALFNEQSQRNIFEESYSVSSQSDRMGYRLEGSPLSLTEPKELISEAVAFGSIQVPSDGNPIILMADRQTTGGYPKIGQIASVDLSLVSQLKPGDKMSFKEITLEEAQKALIKQEQSIQILKRSIILKSKEEL
- a CDS encoding LamB/YcsF family protein: MSYVVDINCDMGESFGAYTVGRDEEILDYVTSANIACGFHAGDPSTMRKTVKLALDKNVGLGAHPGLQDLAGFGRRNMNISAKEAYDLVVYQIGALSGFIKAEGGTMQHVKPHGALFNMAAKDAVLAEAIAEGVYDVDPELILFGLSGSELVKAGRNAGLKTASEVFSDRTYQEDGSLTSRTEPNALITDPDEAIKQVIRMVKEQQVCCVQGSDIAIEADTICIHGDGVTALEFAQNISATLKEADIQIKPIKDTL
- a CDS encoding NRAMP family divalent metal transporter — protein: MKNTNRSILIGAAFLMATSAIGPGFLTQTTVFTEALAASFGFVILISIIIDIGAQMNIWRIIAVSEKRAQDIANDVLPGLGYFLAALVVAGGLAFNIGNIAGAGLGTNVLLGISPKLGAILSGVLAIGIFTVKEAGRVMDRFTQILGFVMIGLTVYVMFTAQPPVGEAVVKTFVPDTIDFLAIVTLVGGTVGGYITFAGGHRLIDAGLKGREAIPEVTRSSVYAIGVASIMRIFLFLAVLGVVSQGLVLDESNPPASVFQHAAGTIGYKIFGVVMWSAAVTSVVGAAYTSVSFLRSFSPALEKNHRWLTISFITISTLVFVFVGQPVSILVLVGSVNGLILPIALGVMLLAAHKKKIVGDYKHPVWMTIFGIIIVIAMTYMGVRTLLTGIPQLFS
- a CDS encoding putative hydro-lyase codes for the protein MNPKQQRETFRINKYTGTTSGMCDNYLQANMIMLPKEYAFEFLLFCQRNPRSCPIVDVLEAGVTHPRIAEADIRTDLPKYRIYRNGKLDKEVSDIKGEWREDFVTFLIGCSFTFEKALREEGIGLLHQEQQRVVPMYKTNIPCEKAGRFEGNMVVSMRALKPEEIDKAVAITEKFETSHGGPVHIGNPAEIGISDINHPDYGESVSFDENERTPVFWACGVTPQNVGLNVKPAIMIAHAPGHMLITDQLEEK